A portion of the Leifsonia sp. EB41 genome contains these proteins:
- a CDS encoding ABC transporter ATP-binding protein, with protein MSEQPAIRLTGLTKRFGTVAAVDDLDLEIAAGEFFSMLGPSGSGKTTVLRCIAGFEQPTSGTIELFGQDVTGKPAAAREVNTVFQDYALFPHMNVLDNVAYGLRVRGVGRTERRKRAMDALAAVQLPDFADRKPAQLSGGQRQRVALARATVVQPKALLLDEPLGALDLKLRQQMQVELKQLQHELGIAFVFVTHDQDEALTLSDRIAVFNNGRIEQLGTPRELYEHPNSRFVADFVGTSNLFDRERARSILGLDGEYSIRPEKLELHTLPNTSGAPSAAGTLVESVYAGNSIRRVVDLDAGLRISVLESNDRTHRAELDRGSRVHVTWNDDDLRRLGGDAPADLQDADVPRSRGVEERQDS; from the coding sequence GTGAGCGAGCAGCCCGCCATCAGGCTGACCGGACTGACCAAACGATTCGGGACGGTCGCGGCCGTCGACGACCTCGACCTGGAGATCGCCGCCGGCGAGTTCTTCTCGATGCTCGGCCCCTCCGGCTCCGGCAAGACCACCGTGCTGCGCTGCATCGCCGGCTTCGAGCAGCCGACCTCCGGCACGATCGAGCTGTTCGGCCAGGACGTGACCGGCAAGCCCGCCGCCGCGCGCGAGGTGAACACGGTCTTCCAGGACTACGCCCTCTTCCCGCACATGAACGTGCTGGACAACGTCGCCTACGGCCTCCGGGTCCGCGGCGTCGGCCGGACGGAGCGGCGCAAGCGGGCGATGGACGCGCTCGCCGCCGTGCAGCTGCCGGACTTCGCCGACCGCAAGCCCGCCCAGCTCTCCGGCGGCCAGCGGCAGCGCGTGGCGCTCGCCCGCGCGACGGTCGTGCAGCCCAAGGCGCTGCTCCTGGACGAGCCGCTCGGCGCCCTCGACCTCAAGCTGCGCCAGCAGATGCAGGTCGAGCTCAAACAGCTCCAGCACGAGCTCGGGATCGCGTTCGTGTTCGTCACCCATGACCAGGACGAGGCGCTCACCCTTTCCGACCGGATCGCCGTCTTCAACAACGGCCGGATCGAGCAGCTCGGGACGCCGCGCGAGCTCTACGAGCACCCGAACTCCCGGTTCGTCGCGGACTTCGTCGGCACCTCGAACCTGTTCGACCGCGAGCGCGCCCGCAGCATCCTCGGCCTCGACGGCGAGTACTCCATCCGCCCGGAGAAGCTCGAACTGCACACGCTGCCGAACACCTCGGGCGCGCCGTCCGCCGCCGGGACGCTGGTCGAGTCGGTCTACGCGGGCAACAGCATCCGCCGCGTGGTGGACCTCGACGCGGGCCTCCGGATCTCGGTGCTGGAGAGCAACGACCGCACGCACCGCGCCGAGCTCGACCGCGGCTCGCGCGTGCACGTGACATGGAACGACGACGACCTCCGGAGGCTCGGCGGCGACGCGCCGGCCGACCTCCAGGACGCAGATGTACCTCGCAGCAGAGGTGTAGAAGAGAGGCAGGACTCATGA
- a CDS encoding ABC transporter substrate-binding protein — protein MIRATKRVARSAAVAAAASAALLVLAACSGGGSTGGSAGSVPNVPMAKKLGANENQLNLIVWAGYAEDGSNDPKVNWVTPFEQNTGCQVNAKVAGTSDEMVQLMRTGDYDGVSASGDATLRLVYGGQVAPVNTKLVPNYTTISSFLKDKAWNSVDGQMYGIPHGWGANVLMYNKASVTPAPDSWSAVFDDASKYAGKVTAYDSPIYIADAALYLKAHDPSLGIKDPYSLTEKQLDAAVSLLKKQKTSIGEYWSDYTKSVQSFESGSSVVGTSWQVIANLIQSDGKVQVGTTVPKEGSTGWSDTWMISSKAKHPNCMYQWMNWITSPTVNAQVAEWFGEAPAQTKACEKTQDPTFCDQYHALDAGYASKIHYWTTPQTKCVDGSGNDCTAYSEWVTKWQEIKG, from the coding sequence ATGATCCGTGCAACGAAGCGCGTGGCGCGCTCGGCGGCCGTCGCCGCGGCCGCCTCCGCGGCCCTCCTGGTGCTGGCCGCCTGTTCCGGCGGCGGCTCCACCGGCGGCTCGGCCGGCTCGGTTCCGAACGTCCCGATGGCGAAGAAGCTCGGGGCCAACGAGAACCAGCTCAACCTCATCGTCTGGGCGGGCTACGCCGAGGACGGCTCCAACGATCCGAAGGTCAACTGGGTGACCCCGTTCGAGCAGAACACCGGCTGCCAGGTCAACGCCAAGGTCGCGGGCACCTCCGACGAGATGGTGCAGCTCATGCGCACCGGCGATTACGACGGCGTCTCGGCCTCCGGCGACGCCACCCTCCGCCTGGTCTACGGCGGCCAGGTCGCCCCGGTCAACACCAAGCTGGTGCCGAACTACACGACCATCTCCAGCTTCCTCAAGGACAAGGCCTGGAACTCCGTCGACGGCCAGATGTACGGCATCCCGCACGGCTGGGGCGCCAACGTGCTGATGTACAACAAGGCCAGCGTCACCCCGGCGCCCGACTCCTGGTCGGCCGTCTTCGACGACGCGTCCAAGTACGCCGGCAAGGTCACCGCCTACGACTCGCCCATCTACATCGCCGACGCGGCCCTCTACCTGAAGGCGCACGACCCGTCGCTCGGGATCAAGGACCCGTACTCGCTCACCGAGAAGCAGCTCGACGCCGCGGTCTCACTGCTGAAGAAGCAGAAGACCTCCATCGGCGAGTACTGGTCGGACTACACCAAGTCCGTGCAGTCCTTCGAGTCCGGCAGCAGTGTGGTCGGCACGTCCTGGCAGGTCATCGCGAACCTCATCCAGAGCGACGGCAAGGTGCAGGTCGGCACGACCGTCCCGAAGGAGGGCTCGACCGGCTGGTCGGACACCTGGATGATCTCGTCCAAGGCGAAGCACCCGAACTGCATGTACCAGTGGATGAACTGGATCACCTCGCCGACGGTCAACGCCCAGGTCGCGGAGTGGTTCGGTGAGGCCCCCGCCCAGACGAAGGCGTGCGAGAAGACCCAGGACCCGACGTTCTGCGACCAGTACCACGCGCTCGACGCCGGCTACGCCTCGAAGATCCACTACTGGACGACGCCGCAGACCAAGTGCGTCGACGGCAGCGGCAACGACTGCACCGCGTACAGCGAGTGGGTGACCAAGTGGCAGGAGATCAAGGGATGA
- a CDS encoding ABC transporter permease, whose protein sequence is MRARLAFLLGPPLLWLVVIYLGSIAVLLVSSFWTVNGFTGAVVPTFTLENYATLFTDPLYGTVALRTLLVALGVTLIDAVVAFPMALYIAKVARPSRRALYLVAVTTPLWASYLVKAYAWRILVEPGGPIAVATGGYTPGFGLPATIMTLAYLWLPYMIIPVYAGFDRVPDSLFEASYDLGASTWRTIRTVAFPLVFPAIVAGSIFTFALSFGDYIAVGIVGGKTQLLANLIYGQLVTANNQPLAAALSVIPLVAVVLYLLAVRRTGALENV, encoded by the coding sequence ATGAGGGCGCGCCTGGCCTTCCTGCTCGGGCCGCCCCTCCTCTGGCTCGTCGTCATCTACCTGGGCTCGATCGCCGTCCTCCTGGTCTCCTCCTTCTGGACGGTGAACGGGTTCACGGGCGCGGTCGTCCCCACCTTCACGCTCGAGAACTACGCGACGCTGTTCACCGACCCGCTCTACGGGACGGTCGCGCTGCGGACGCTGCTCGTGGCGCTGGGGGTGACGCTCATCGACGCCGTGGTCGCCTTCCCGATGGCCCTGTACATCGCGAAGGTGGCCCGGCCGAGCCGGCGCGCACTCTATCTCGTCGCCGTGACGACGCCGCTCTGGGCCAGCTACCTGGTGAAGGCGTACGCCTGGCGCATCCTGGTCGAGCCGGGCGGGCCGATCGCGGTCGCGACGGGAGGCTACACGCCCGGCTTCGGCCTCCCGGCCACGATCATGACGCTGGCGTACCTCTGGCTGCCGTACATGATCATCCCGGTCTACGCCGGGTTCGACCGCGTGCCCGACTCGCTGTTCGAGGCCAGCTACGACCTGGGCGCGTCGACGTGGCGCACGATCAGGACGGTCGCGTTCCCGCTGGTGTTCCCGGCGATCGTGGCCGGGTCGATCTTCACCTTCGCGCTGAGCTTCGGCGACTACATCGCGGTCGGGATCGTCGGCGGCAAGACGCAGCTCCTCGCGAACCTGATCTACGGACAGCTCGTCACGGCGAACAACCAGCCGCTGGCGGCGGCGCTGTCAGTGATCCCGCTCGTCGCGGTCGTGCTCTACCTGCTCGCGGTCCGCCGCACCGGCGCTTTGGAGAACGTGTGA
- a CDS encoding ABC transporter permease — translation MKLLSTPARIVVGLCMLVGLVILYVPLLLIVLNSFNSSRTFSFPPPGFTLQWWVDAFQSRGAADALATSVIAGLCASAIALVLGTMAAFAVQRFRFFGRQSINFLVVLPITLPGIVTGIALASTFTTVLGPLGVTLGMATVIIGHATFCIVIVYNNVQARLRRMGTSLEEASGDLGARGWQTFLWVTLPQVRGALAAGVLLAFALSFDEIVVTTFTAGPAVQTLPIWIFQNLFRPNQAPVVNVVAAVLTILAIIPVWLSQRLAGDSVTSRV, via the coding sequence GTGAAGCTGCTCTCGACCCCCGCGCGCATCGTCGTCGGCCTCTGCATGCTGGTCGGCCTGGTGATCCTCTACGTGCCGCTGCTGCTGATCGTGCTGAACTCGTTCAACAGCTCACGGACGTTCTCGTTCCCGCCGCCCGGCTTCACGCTGCAGTGGTGGGTGGACGCGTTCCAGTCGCGCGGTGCGGCGGACGCGCTGGCGACCTCCGTGATCGCCGGGCTCTGCGCCTCCGCGATCGCACTGGTGCTCGGGACGATGGCGGCCTTCGCCGTGCAGCGGTTCCGGTTCTTCGGCCGGCAGAGCATCAACTTCCTGGTCGTGCTGCCGATCACCCTCCCGGGCATCGTCACCGGCATCGCGTTGGCCTCGACGTTCACGACCGTGCTCGGGCCGCTCGGCGTGACGCTCGGGATGGCGACGGTCATCATCGGCCACGCCACGTTCTGCATCGTCATCGTCTACAACAACGTCCAGGCCCGGCTGCGGCGGATGGGGACCTCCCTGGAGGAGGCCTCCGGCGACCTCGGCGCGCGCGGCTGGCAGACGTTCCTCTGGGTGACGCTGCCGCAGGTGCGCGGGGCGCTCGCGGCGGGCGTGCTGCTGGCCTTCGCGCTCAGCTTCGACGAGATCGTGGTGACGACGTTCACGGCGGGACCGGCCGTGCAGACGCTGCCGATCTGGATCTTCCAGAACCTGTTCCGGCCGAACCAGGCGCCGGTCGTCAACGTGGTCGCGGCCGTGCTCACGATCCTTGCGATCATCCCGGTGTGGCTCTCCCAGCGCCTAGCCGGCGACTCGGTCACGAGTCGCGTCTAG
- a CDS encoding aldo/keto reductase family protein — translation MQFRHLGNSGFKISEITYGNWLTHGSQIENETAAACVRAALDAGISTFDTADVYANTAAEQVLGDALKGQRRQSLEIFTKVFGATGPKGHNDVGLSRKHILESIDGSLTRLGTDYVDLYQAHRFDFFTPLEETMQAFADIVRQGKALYIGVSEWTADQLRAGHALAKDLGFQLISNQPEYSALWRVIEAEVVPTSKELGISQIVWSPVAQGVLSGKYLPGAPLPEGSRATDEKGGAGAVKRWLTDDVLTRVQQLTPIAQELGLTPAQLAVAWVLQNDNVATAIIGASRPEQVVENVKASGVAIPAELLGSIDEVLGGAVERDASHTATRSPQHREA, via the coding sequence GTGCAGTTCAGACATCTCGGCAACTCCGGCTTCAAGATCTCCGAGATCACCTACGGAAACTGGCTGACCCACGGCTCGCAGATCGAGAACGAGACCGCCGCCGCGTGCGTCCGGGCCGCCCTCGACGCCGGCATCAGCACGTTCGACACCGCGGACGTCTACGCCAACACCGCAGCGGAGCAGGTGCTCGGCGACGCCCTGAAGGGCCAGCGCCGGCAGTCGCTGGAAATCTTCACGAAGGTGTTCGGCGCGACCGGGCCCAAGGGCCACAACGACGTCGGGCTGTCGCGCAAGCACATCCTGGAGTCCATCGACGGCTCGCTCACCCGGCTCGGCACCGACTACGTCGACCTGTACCAGGCGCACCGCTTCGACTTCTTCACCCCGCTGGAGGAGACGATGCAGGCCTTCGCCGACATCGTGCGGCAGGGCAAGGCGCTCTACATCGGCGTGAGCGAGTGGACGGCGGACCAGCTTCGCGCCGGGCACGCGCTGGCGAAGGACCTCGGCTTCCAGCTGATCTCGAATCAGCCCGAGTACTCGGCGCTGTGGCGGGTCATCGAGGCGGAGGTCGTGCCGACGTCCAAGGAGCTCGGCATCTCGCAGATCGTGTGGTCGCCTGTCGCGCAGGGCGTCCTCAGCGGCAAGTACCTTCCTGGCGCGCCGCTGCCCGAGGGCAGCCGGGCGACCGACGAGAAGGGCGGCGCGGGAGCGGTCAAGCGCTGGCTGACCGACGACGTGCTGACCCGCGTCCAGCAGCTCACCCCGATCGCGCAGGAGCTCGGCCTCACGCCGGCGCAGCTCGCGGTCGCCTGGGTGCTCCAGAACGACAACGTCGCCACCGCGATCATCGGCGCCTCCCGCCCCGAGCAGGTCGTCGAGAACGTGAAGGCCTCCGGAGTCGCCATCCCGGCCGAGCTGCTCGGCAGCATCGACGAGGTGCTCGGCGGCGCGGTCGAGCGTGACGCCTCGCACACGGCGACGCGCTCGCCGCAGCACCGCGAGGCGTAG
- a CDS encoding ABC transporter ATP-binding protein has protein sequence MRVELSNVGHRFASGEWLFRGLSVALEAGRVYSLTGPSGAGKSTLLALLAGWMAPAEGAIAVPVDAKIGWVFQNPHGSSNRTARDHVAFPFLARGHSTEEADVLADRMLDSFGLLSRADRSFRELSGGEAQRLMLARGLAAAPDLFLIDEPTAQLDRETANGVNGSIRAIAAADTIVVVATHDLDTQAACTDHIVLRRELALPTTPGGAS, from the coding sequence ATGCGGGTAGAGCTTTCGAATGTCGGTCATCGCTTTGCGAGCGGGGAGTGGCTCTTCCGTGGACTGAGCGTCGCACTGGAGGCCGGCCGGGTCTACTCCCTGACCGGGCCGTCCGGGGCGGGCAAAAGCACGCTGCTGGCGCTGCTCGCCGGGTGGATGGCACCAGCGGAGGGCGCCATCGCTGTGCCGGTTGATGCCAAGATCGGGTGGGTCTTCCAGAATCCGCACGGTTCCTCCAACAGGACTGCGCGGGACCACGTTGCGTTTCCTTTCCTCGCCCGGGGGCACTCGACAGAAGAGGCCGACGTTCTCGCCGATAGGATGCTCGACAGCTTCGGTCTACTCTCTCGGGCTGATCGTTCCTTTCGCGAGCTGAGCGGAGGCGAGGCCCAGCGACTCATGTTGGCCAGGGGGCTCGCCGCTGCGCCGGACCTCTTCCTCATCGACGAGCCGACGGCGCAACTCGACAGGGAGACCGCGAACGGAGTCAACGGGTCGATCAGGGCCATCGCTGCGGCGGACACCATCGTCGTGGTCGCTACCCACGATCTCGACACTCAGGCTGCCTGCACTGATCACATCGTGCTCCGGCGGGAACTCGCATTGCCGACGACACCCGGCGGGGCGTCATGA